The DNA region TAGAAGATAAGCCAATATAGTGAATATACGTCAATCGATTGCCTTTATCATAAAGGATGTTATCTTCTCCTAAAAAATGATTGGAAGTGACACAACATCCTGTTTTTTCATCAGCAGGTAGATGCAAGGCTAAGTTACAGCTAGAAATTCCTGAGCGCATAACCATATAATTGACAATAGTTTGGTCAGGAGCAAAAGGATAAAGAATTTCTGCTTCTCCTTGACGGAGATTTTCTAGTAGTGAATCTCGAAGTTCTAAAGGAAATATGTTTTTCCTAGAAGCGTAAAATCCAGAACAAAATATTTCTTTTTTGAGTCTTTCAACCGAAAATACTTCTGTTAATTTTGGTGATTTTTGTTGATATACATGAGATAAATCTGTATATTGAAAATCATATACTACCCAATCATGGTAATTTAGCTGATTAAAAATCTTATCCAGGGGACTCATCAATAAGGTATCAGCATCCATATAAACGAAGCGGTCAAAAGGCCCATCAAAAGCACCGTAACGTCGATGAGTTCCAAATCGATGATATTTTTCTTGGCTAACTTTTCGCCATTCTTGTTGAGCAGTAGGATGAGCATCCCATACATTACGCACAAATTCATCCCAGCAATGAATAGATTCCTGATTGTCGTAAATCTGCACATGAGGACGACAAGCAATTTCTTGAGTAATTTGCTCTATATTGTCATCATAAGGATATACGCAAACGGGCATTTCTTTCCCATAAATTGCTTCTATGCTATTGATTAAAGCAACTAGTTGGTCATAAACTTTATCATTAGCAAGAGTACAAATTCCATCCATATCAAATATCACCAAAGCTCTTAGGATTTATGAGAATTAATTAAGTTGTTGACGAAAAGGTTCATCAACATAACTGAGAATTTTAGCAGCGCGATTTTCCCAAGAAAATTGTTGGACAAATTCGATAGTTTGTAGATATCCTTCGATTTTTTTGGGATAAGTTTCTAAAACTTTTTGTAGGGCGGCGGCAAATTGATGTGGATTATCTGGCTCACACCAAGCTGCGATCGCTGGCGTATTCTTAAACTCTTCTAATGAAATAATTTCTGTCGCAACAATAGGATTTCCTGAAGCTAAATAATCAAATAGTTTTAAGGGAGAAGTAAAAGTAGATGCTGTCCCAGAGCAGTGGGGATGAGCTAAAACATCAGCAGCTTGCAATAAAGAAGCTAGTTCATGGTGGAGAACATAACCTAAGAAAGTGATATTATCTACCTGTTGAGATTGGGCTAATTTTCGATAATACTCAACTTCTTTTGGTTCACCACCCGCACAGACAAACTGAACATTAGGCATTTGTTGAGCAGCATCAATTAAGATATCAATACCTTTAAATTTCTTTAATGCTCCAGCATAAACTACTAATTGCGATCGCTGATTTTGTAACAGCTTTTGCCGCCATTCTGCTGCTTTTTCTGGCTGTCTTTGCATAAATAAACGATTAAATCCATTATGGATTTTAATCAATTTTTCCGGTGGCATACCATGTTGAATCATGCTTTGGCGGACTGTATCTGCAACTGTCACAGCAACTTGAAACAAAGGATGATTTACTATTTCTGGTTCAAATTGCTTATCTTCATGGTGGTGATGCTCATAAATTGCCGGAATCCTATATTTAATTGCAGCTTTGATAAAATTCCAATTCCAAGCATGGACAATTTTTGTAGTTGCCCGGATATAAAAAGGAAAATAATACTTGGTGGCGATGGTGTTAGAGTTAGTGAATTTACTTTTAAAGTAATCAATAGGCCAAGGCATTGGTAGCCTTGCTACTTGTAATTTATCTTGGAAATTGTAATATCTAATAAGATTTTCTGGGGGTTTTTGTGGTCGGAAAGGATGCAACAAATTAACCGGATTAATTGCTTGCCATCCTTGCTGAGGATAAATCAAAATTGTCGGATAACCCAAGTTAGCTGCTCCATTGGCGGCGTTAGCAGCCTGCACACTAGAAGCTGTGGGTTCAGGCAATTTTTCGAGAAAAAAGAAGTTATATTTTTTTTGCAAATTATGCTTTTTCATAACAGTTAGATTTTGTATTCAAGTTTTTCTAGTTGAGCGATGATATCAATCGTGTAATTGTAAGTATTTGAATGAAAAGTTATCGGTAAGCAATTTATTTCTATTGATTGTATTGAAAAATACCAAGCTAGTAACTGCGTAAATTAGAAATCATATTGTTATGAGTCAGCTAAATTATTTAATACTTGAGAGTAGTACCAATGATTACGTTCTCGACATTCATTAAGACTTTCAGGGTAAACCTTGCAGTCTTTTATATAATTCTGCCAATCGTCAGTTTTGCAAGAAAATTTATTTTCATACCTCAAATCTAAAACGGTTTTATTAAATAGTGAAAACTTAATTTTTGGTTGTAACCACTTTTGTACAGGAAAGATTGCGGGAGTATGTTTGAGTGTGTAGAACTTACTACTAAATGGAAAACATAAAACTTTCCTTCTGAGCAATGTTCCCCAATATGCCCCATGATAAGAGCTTGTTAATATGGTTGCACCAGAACCTAAAAAATTTAAAATTTCCTCAATATTTTGGCTATTATTAGTCATTATGGGAAAATCACGAATTTTTATTTGAAATTTTTTATGTGAAAAAACTACAAATTCATGTTTAATATCTCTTTTTTGGTCGAAAGCTGGGTGCATACAACTGGCGCAAGGAACCCAATTATGTTTATTGATGAAATCTCGAATGCCAATTAAATCAAAGTTTTCCAGATATTGAGAATAGTTAAAATCTCGTAATTCTTGATGCGAAAAAGAATGACCGTAAATTTGCTGACCAATGCCCCAAGCGATTAATTTTATACCAGTTTTAGCTTTAATCAGCTTTGAAAATGACTTTAAAAATGGAGAAAAGAAAAGTCCACCTCCGCCGACAATAATATATTTATCTCTTGCCTTATTGAGATCGATTTCTCTGATATCAGCTTGCTTAACAGTGTATCCAGGAAAATCAAAATATTTAGTAGGAGCCGAGGATAAGTCTCCGATATTTGTTGAATCAATGACATGGTAATTAATAATTGATTTCATGAAATTCGGTATTTAACAGATGTAAATACTCATCATATCATTATTGGTAACTCAATTTTTTGATCTAAATACTCAGTCACAGTTTCATTAATTTCTGACATAAATCTATGGGTGGAAAATAAGTTTTTCTGGTTAGTTAAAGATTGAATGAGCTTATTTTGCTGCTCAGAAATTTTTAAAACATCAATAATTTTTTCTACAGCTTCTGCTTCTGTATTGAAAAATAACTCTTGATTGTGCTGTCCCACAATTTCAACTTGTCCACCATCACCTCTCACAAAAGGAATTGCACCAGCTTTCACCATTTCTGCAATAGATATCCCAAACGGTTCTTTCTTGAAGTGAATTCCATATTTACATCTGGCGAGAACTTGAATATATTCTTTATATGGTAAGTTTTCGTGTACTGTTATCCAGGAAGAGTTTTCCGATACTAAATTTTTAATTAAATTAGTGTATTGCCATTCATAGATACCGCCACCTCCACCCGTGATGTGAAGTTTGATATCAAAGCCTTGTTCACGAACTAATTTGAGGATTTTAATAACTCTGTGCGGTTCTTTTGCTTTCACAATTCTACCGCTACAAATAAATGCGTCTTCTTTTTCATGCCAAGGTAGATTAGGCACATCAATTACCACAGGAGGGTAAACTACCTTAGCATCAATGCCGTAAGTTTTTTTCACGACATCTGCCACACAATAAGAATTAGCTATGGAAAGATTTTGAGAAATTTGTGCTTCTGAAAAATTGGATATTTTTCGATGAAAATGTGTTCCTTCTAGGACTTTAACCCAGTGGATATACTGGATGCCGACTTGACCCATATCTACTGCATTATATCCCGATAATACTAGGTCATATTCTTGACTATGCTGTTTAAAAAATCGAATTAAAAGATGGAAAAATGCCATTCTGATATTTTTGCTGTTAGCCATCATGAAGTAGCAAAAATTGGTGATCAGATCAGGCAGAAGATATTTAATTTTAATATCTTCATTTAAGATACTAGTTCCATACATCAAATTTAATCTGTCAATTTCAACTTTTCCAAGTGTAAATAAGGTTAAATCATATTTATCTTTTAATGCTTGGATAATCCATAGTCCTACTGCTTCAGCACCACCACCCATAAAATATGGGTAGTATATAGCTATTTTTTTCATAAATTAATACTCTGAATATGCGATAATTAATATTATCTGGTATAAAAAATATCGTCAATGTGGTGAATACTTATTATTTTAAATTATATTTTTCCATTCGCTCTACCTTATCTAATAAACAAATAGCTAGGTGATAAGCATCAGTAATTAATTTATTTTGTTCTTGAATATTATCTACCAACCCATCTGCAAGTGAACCTAAATCACTCAATATATTATTGATTGGTCTTGGGAATTCATCTAAGATTTGCTCGTCTTTTGGCTCTGCCAATGATGATGATTGTAAATTGATTTGGAGTCTGATAGTTTCTTCAAAAATTTCAATGTATGTAATAATTTTTAATGCAGACTTATAAGCTTCATTTAAGAGTTCTTGACGTTCTTTAGAATTATCTATTAGTCCGTCCATTAGCAATCCCAAACAACCAATCATTGAATTTAGCCGCGTCCGAATTTCGTAAGATACACGAGTAAAGGTTGGATGAGATTTTTGAGATTTTTCTTCTTGTTCCCCAAATTGCATTGAATAAAGACGTGAATAGTACCCATTCTTCTGTAAAAGCTCTTCATGGGTTCCTAATTCAACTACACGCCCTTGATCAAATACGGCAATTTGATCTGCTTTTTGTACCGTAGAAAGACGGTGTGCAATGACTAAGGTTGTACGATCGCGGCTGAGTTCATCTATTGCTGCTTGTACCAAACGTTCAGAAACAGTGTCTAATGCAGAAGTAGCTTCATCTAAAATCAAAATTTCGGGATTTTGCAGCAAAGCACGGGCTATAGCCAAGCGTTGGCGCTGTCCACCAGATAACATTACGCCGCGATCGCCTACCATAGTGTCAAATTCTTGGGGCAGTTTACAAATAAATTCATAGGCGTTGGCACGTTTACTGGCTATCACAATGTCTTCATCACTAGCATCTGGTTGTCCGTAGGCAATATTATTTTTTATCGAGTTATTAAAAAGAAAGGTATCTTGACTGACAATACCCATTGCTTTTCGTATAGATGTGATGTCAAATTGACGTAAATCAACCCCATCGATGGTAATACAACCAGATATGGGGTCATAAAATCTGGGTAATAAATCAGCTAAAGTTGATTTACCAGCACCAGAAGTACCTACTAAAGCTAAAGTAGTACCTCTTGGTAAATATACATCTACATCTTTTAATACCAACTTTTCATGATTAGGATAGGCAAAAGATATCTGATTAAAATGGATGCCTTTCTCTAGCTTTGTGTATATCTTTTGACCATTGACCATGAAAGGCTTATTATCACGGCGTAAAAAATCAGCAGCAATATCCACACTGGCAGAATTATTGGCAAAACTACTACGCAGAGTATTTAATTGTGACACAATTGGCAGTAGTCTCAGCAGTATTAATAGATATGTCAGCAAAACTGCTGATAATGAAGCAATTTGATCTGCAAATAATATTCTTCCTAGTAGGATAATGATGATTAAAGATATGACTCCAGAAACTTCACTTGTTGGGGCAATAATTTCAGAATTAGCCTGAGACTTAAATTCTGCTATTTCACGATTATGAATTAGATCAGTGATGTTTTTATATGTGCTTTCTTCATTAGCTTTTGTCTTGACTAAACGAATACCACTTAAGGTTTCTATTAAGGTATTCGTCAGCTTTTTAGACATATTAGAAAGCACTTCACCAAAATGTTTTGATCTCGAAACAGCATATTGATTTAATAAAGTAATAAAAGATAGTAGAATTGTTGTACAAATAGTTAGTTGCCAAGAAATAGATAACAGGAAAAATATAAATACTAAAATTGTTATTGCCAAAATTAATAATTTAATCAAATTATTAATAGAGGCAGCCGCACGAGGAATTTCAGCATTAATACTATTCATTAAATCGCCAATTTTTGTCTTGGCATAATAATTAATATCAACATCCAATAATATTTTTATTGCTGCTTTTCGCATATCTGATGTCAATGTGCGAGCTACAGAACTAGAAGATAAACTACTAGCATATACGGCCGCATTTTTTAAAAAAATTGTAAATATAATTGCTCCTGCCATTACGAAAGTACGATAATTAGCTGGGACATTACTAAAAGGCAACATTATACTTTTAATAATAGGCGGCGCATTAGTTAAATCTATCTCTTGACCTACAATTCTTAGAACTATAGGTACGATCATGGCTGTGCCAATCCCATTAAATAATGCTCCTGAAAATCCCAAAATTACTGTAATAATAATTCTGTAGGGGTAAGGCTTAATAAATTTTATTAATTGTTTGATAGTAGACATAAATTATTTATTTTTGACAAGCTTTTTATTAATATATATACATGAATTTTCATGTGAAAACCTATGCCTGTAAACTAGAAAAAAGTTGCGATAAAATTGATTTCATAGTATCAATGCTATAGTACTCAATACATCTTTCTCTAGCCATTTTTCCTTTTTCATAAGCATTATCCAAATTCTGAAATATTTCTTGAATTTTTTCAGCTATTTGTTCAGGACAACTAGATTCAACTAAATAACCATTTCCTCCTAAAATTTCAGGAATATCTCCGACTTTAGTAGCCAATATAGGTTTTGCCATTGCCATTCCATCTGTGAGTTTCAGAGGGAATTGAGCTAAAGCAGCTGGTGTATTTCTCTGCGGGACGACAATGACGTGGGCTGCGGCGACAATTTGGGGCATTTCTTGGGAGGGATACTTTGGTAACTTAATAATCCAACGTCCCCATTTTTCCATAAGTTGGGCATCATAATCGTCATAGGGACTGCCACCCACAATTACTAGCTTTAAATCCGGCTCATTAAGTTTGTCTAATGCTATCAATACATCTTCCACACCTTTGTATGGTCTTGGCGCACCAGGAAACATTAACACTCGATACTCAGAGAGTCCATAACGCGCCCTACTTTCTTCAGGATTATAAAGACTGGGATTAAACAGATTGGTATCTTTTCCATTGGGCAAGTAAACCCCACCAAACCGCTCTTTTAAAAATTGAGTGTGAACTGTAATCACATTAGCTTTATTTGCCATACCTTCCACTGTTTTTAAATAGAGTGGATGATCTGGATATCTTAAAGCTCCATCTTTTTTGAAAATGTCTCGCAAAAATTGCTTGGCTGAAGGGCGATATTGCCATTTTTCACCGCCATACCAACTTAATTCCCAATCATCTATATCTAAAATTACTGGTCGATGAGTTTTTAATTTTTGCAGCAAAGCTAAACCGAAAGTGGTGGGCTTCGGTCGCATAGCATAAATGATATCACCATCTAACTTTTTCAGAAGTTGAGATGCTGATTGAAGAAATTGGGGATAGTTATAGCCTGTAATATGGCTAACTAAAACTTCAGATTGAGGGATTACTGCTGGCTCATCACCAAAATTAAAGCCAAGGATTTCTACTTGATAATCAAGTTTTTGGAGGGCTTGCGCTATTAAAAAAGAGCGAACACCTCCGCCTCCCCATCTTCCTGCTCCAGCACTTGAGAGGTCGCTAACCAGAATTGAGACTTTTAATTGATGTTTGCTTTGTTTTTGATGCACAATATTTTATATTTATAATCTTGGCAAAAAATTATTTAATGATAAATTTACTACTAAAATTATAGGCTACCAATCGATCAGTTTTAACTGTCCTGTTTGAATCTGATCTAAGATGCGGTTAATCTGGCGGCGGACTCTATCGTTAATTTGACCATTAGCAAATACTTGAGAAAGCAGCAAGGTATGGTCTTGACGACTCAGCTTTCCGGATGAAATGATTTTATCTACGATTTTTTTAATAGCAATTTCTGATTGACTATCAACACTAATGTAGATAGACGGGCGATCGCTCATTATTTCTCCTCAAAAATCCAAAAAATCACGGGTATCTTTGTTCACTGAAGTATAGGTAAATGCACCCCAGCTCAAGATTAATTTCGGTAGTCAATAGCAAATATGTACACCCGTTGATAACAGTCTTTTTAGCGATTTCTAGAACTAAAAAGAATACAATCAATCTAACTTCGGACTTACTGATACTCCCAGAGGATTTTTACTGATAAAAATCACAGTTTTTTAGGAGTTTTTACGATGTTATCAGTATAAACACGGTTGTAGCTGAATATAGCTCGTGCAGTTTACCCGCTAGAATAAATAAAACCAAAAGTTTACAGTATCTCAAAAAGTACTAGGAATTAATTATTTCAGGGAGTTAAGAGGAAATGCGGGTATTCCGTCTGGAGGCACTCTCAGATAACTACATATTCTTACTGCACAATAGTCAAGAAAATATTGCCGCAGTTGTTGATCCAGCCGAGGCTGAACCAGTGCTGCACAAACTGGCAGAACTGAATGCTGAGTTAGTTGCTATTTTTAATACTCACCATCATCATGATCATGTTGGTGGCAATCAACAGTTAATGCAACGCTTCCCGAAACTCACCGTGTATGGTGGGGCTGAGGATAAAGGCAGGATTCCCGGACAGCAGATATTTCTCCAACAAGGCGATCGCGTTTTGTTTGGCGATCGCACCGCAGAAGTCATCTTTGTTCCCGGACACACCCGCGCCCATATTGCCTATTATTTTCCACCCCAAACAGCAGACGAACCGGGAGAATTATTTTGTGGGGATACTTTATTTGCTGGTGGTTGTGGTCGCTTATTTGAAGGCACACCCACACAAATGGTCGCATCCTTAGAAAAACTCCGTTCCCTCCCAGATAATACCCATGTTTGGTGCGCCCATGAGTATACCTTAAAAAATTTACAATTTGCCCTGACTGTAGATAGTGATAACACTGACTTACAACAACGCTACGCAGAAGTTAAAACCTTTCGCAATCAAGGTAAAGCCACCGTCCCCTCCCTGCTGGGAGTAGAAAAGCGTACCAATCCTTTTTTGCGTTGGGAACAACCATCCCTACAAACAGCCGCCAAAAGTAACGATGCAGTGCAAACATTCGCCCGTATTCGCGGAATGAAAGATCAGTTTTAACTAGTACAACAAGGCAAAAGTAAAAAGTCAAAAGGAAAAAGAAAGAAAAGTGATACCACAAGCCTTTTAGCAATTTCTTATGGTCACTGAGCCTACTTGTACTGAGCGCAGCCGAAGTAGCCGAAGTGTAGTCTGTTTATTTACGCCGACCTGTACTAGTAGTCATTTGTTTATCCCCCTTGTCTCCCTTGTCCCCCTTCCCCCCCTTGTCTCCCTTGTCCCCCTTCCCCACTTCCCATGTCCTACGCTTCCGCCTTTAGTCCCAACTACACTGCTGCACGATATCGATTTTGTGCGGCGGCGCAGGCTTTGGGTTGTCAATTAGAAACATATTCCATTGACCAAACAGGCCCGGATGAGGAGGACTTAACTATTGATGTGGCAATCTTAGGAGACGTTCAACCTGAGCAAATTTTGGTTGTTTCTAGTGGCTTGCATGGGGTTGAGGGTTTTTTTGGTTCGGCTGTTCAATGTGCTTTGTTAGAAGAACGTCTGATTGGTTGGTGTCCCAGTCCAAAAACTGCTTTGGTGCTGTTACATGCTTTAAATCCCTATGGTTTTGCTTGGGGAAGGCGTGGGAATGAGGAAAATATAGACCTTAACCGTAATTTCCTGCTACCAAATGAGGAATATACAGGTAGTCCAGAAAAGTACGGGGAATTGAATAGCTTCTTTAACCCAACTTCACCGCCTTCACCCTTTGAACCGTTTTTGATCAAAGCGATCGCTACTATTTTCCATCACGGCATTAATTCTTTGATCAATACCTTACCTGTAGGACAATACGATTTTCCCCAAGGGCTATTTTTTGGTGGACAAAGGCCAGCTAAAACATATCAAATCTTAGCGGACAATCTTCCCCGATGGATTGG from Aulosira sp. FACHB-615 includes:
- a CDS encoding Npun_R2821/Npun_R2822 family protein, producing MDGICTLANDKVYDQLVALINSIEAIYGKEMPVCVYPYDDNIEQITQEIACRPHVQIYDNQESIHCWDEFVRNVWDAHPTAQQEWRKVSQEKYHRFGTHRRYGAFDGPFDRFVYMDADTLLMSPLDKIFNQLNYHDWVVYDFQYTDLSHVYQQKSPKLTEVFSVERLKKEIFCSGFYASRKNIFPLELRDSLLENLRQGEAEILYPFAPDQTIVNYMVMRSGISSCNLALHLPADEKTGCCVTSNHFLGEDNILYDKGNRLTYIHYIGLSSKLFHQVCKGENIDFPYRDIFLHYRYLHEPEKRPKFTTKPKAYNASPSLGTRILKKLGLAVGHK
- a CDS encoding glycosyltransferase family 4 protein, translating into MKKHNLQKKYNFFFLEKLPEPTASSVQAANAANGAANLGYPTILIYPQQGWQAINPVNLLHPFRPQKPPENLIRYYNFQDKLQVARLPMPWPIDYFKSKFTNSNTIATKYYFPFYIRATTKIVHAWNWNFIKAAIKYRIPAIYEHHHHEDKQFEPEIVNHPLFQVAVTVADTVRQSMIQHGMPPEKLIKIHNGFNRLFMQRQPEKAAEWRQKLLQNQRSQLVVYAGALKKFKGIDILIDAAQQMPNVQFVCAGGEPKEVEYYRKLAQSQQVDNITFLGYVLHHELASLLQAADVLAHPHCSGTASTFTSPLKLFDYLASGNPIVATEIISLEEFKNTPAIAAWCEPDNPHQFAAALQKVLETYPKKIEGYLQTIEFVQQFSWENRAAKILSYVDEPFRQQLN
- a CDS encoding polysaccharide pyruvyl transferase family protein, with the translated sequence MKSIINYHVIDSTNIGDLSSAPTKYFDFPGYTVKQADIREIDLNKARDKYIIVGGGGLFFSPFLKSFSKLIKAKTGIKLIAWGIGQQIYGHSFSHQELRDFNYSQYLENFDLIGIRDFINKHNWVPCASCMHPAFDQKRDIKHEFVVFSHKKFQIKIRDFPIMTNNSQNIEEILNFLGSGATILTSSYHGAYWGTLLRRKVLCFPFSSKFYTLKHTPAIFPVQKWLQPKIKFSLFNKTVLDLRYENKFSCKTDDWQNYIKDCKVYPESLNECRERNHWYYSQVLNNLADS
- a CDS encoding glycosyltransferase, encoding MKKIAIYYPYFMGGGAEAVGLWIIQALKDKYDLTLFTLGKVEIDRLNLMYGTSILNEDIKIKYLLPDLITNFCYFMMANSKNIRMAFFHLLIRFFKQHSQEYDLVLSGYNAVDMGQVGIQYIHWVKVLEGTHFHRKISNFSEAQISQNLSIANSYCVADVVKKTYGIDAKVVYPPVVIDVPNLPWHEKEDAFICSGRIVKAKEPHRVIKILKLVREQGFDIKLHITGGGGGIYEWQYTNLIKNLVSENSSWITVHENLPYKEYIQVLARCKYGIHFKKEPFGISIAEMVKAGAIPFVRGDGGQVEIVGQHNQELFFNTEAEAVEKIIDVLKISEQQNKLIQSLTNQKNLFSTHRFMSEINETVTEYLDQKIELPIMI
- a CDS encoding ABC transporter ATP-binding protein/permease codes for the protein MSTIKQLIKFIKPYPYRIIITVILGFSGALFNGIGTAMIVPIVLRIVGQEIDLTNAPPIIKSIMLPFSNVPANYRTFVMAGAIIFTIFLKNAAVYASSLSSSSVARTLTSDMRKAAIKILLDVDINYYAKTKIGDLMNSINAEIPRAAASINNLIKLLILAITILVFIFFLLSISWQLTICTTILLSFITLLNQYAVSRSKHFGEVLSNMSKKLTNTLIETLSGIRLVKTKANEESTYKNITDLIHNREIAEFKSQANSEIIAPTSEVSGVISLIIIILLGRILFADQIASLSAVLLTYLLILLRLLPIVSQLNTLRSSFANNSASVDIAADFLRRDNKPFMVNGQKIYTKLEKGIHFNQISFAYPNHEKLVLKDVDVYLPRGTTLALVGTSGAGKSTLADLLPRFYDPISGCITIDGVDLRQFDITSIRKAMGIVSQDTFLFNNSIKNNIAYGQPDASDEDIVIASKRANAYEFICKLPQEFDTMVGDRGVMLSGGQRQRLAIARALLQNPEILILDEATSALDTVSERLVQAAIDELSRDRTTLVIAHRLSTVQKADQIAVFDQGRVVELGTHEELLQKNGYYSRLYSMQFGEQEEKSQKSHPTFTRVSYEIRTRLNSMIGCLGLLMDGLIDNSKERQELLNEAYKSALKIITYIEIFEETIRLQINLQSSSLAEPKDEQILDEFPRPINNILSDLGSLADGLVDNIQEQNKLITDAYHLAICLLDKVERMEKYNLK
- a CDS encoding glycosyltransferase family 4 protein; translated protein: MHQKQSKHQLKVSILVSDLSSAGAGRWGGGGVRSFLIAQALQKLDYQVEILGFNFGDEPAVIPQSEVLVSHITGYNYPQFLQSASQLLKKLDGDIIYAMRPKPTTFGLALLQKLKTHRPVILDIDDWELSWYGGEKWQYRPSAKQFLRDIFKKDGALRYPDHPLYLKTVEGMANKANVITVHTQFLKERFGGVYLPNGKDTNLFNPSLYNPEESRARYGLSEYRVLMFPGAPRPYKGVEDVLIALDKLNEPDLKLVIVGGSPYDDYDAQLMEKWGRWIIKLPKYPSQEMPQIVAAAHVIVVPQRNTPAALAQFPLKLTDGMAMAKPILATKVGDIPEILGGNGYLVESSCPEQIAEKIQEIFQNLDNAYEKGKMARERCIEYYSIDTMKSILSQLFSSLQA
- the gloB gene encoding hydroxyacylglutathione hydrolase; amino-acid sequence: MRVFRLEALSDNYIFLLHNSQENIAAVVDPAEAEPVLHKLAELNAELVAIFNTHHHHDHVGGNQQLMQRFPKLTVYGGAEDKGRIPGQQIFLQQGDRVLFGDRTAEVIFVPGHTRAHIAYYFPPQTADEPGELFCGDTLFAGGCGRLFEGTPTQMVASLEKLRSLPDNTHVWCAHEYTLKNLQFALTVDSDNTDLQQRYAEVKTFRNQGKATVPSLLGVEKRTNPFLRWEQPSLQTAAKSNDAVQTFARIRGMKDQF
- a CDS encoding DUF2817 domain-containing protein, yielding MSYASAFSPNYTAARYRFCAAAQALGCQLETYSIDQTGPDEEDLTIDVAILGDVQPEQILVVSSGLHGVEGFFGSAVQCALLEERLIGWCPSPKTALVLLHALNPYGFAWGRRGNEENIDLNRNFLLPNEEYTGSPEKYGELNSFFNPTSPPSPFEPFLIKAIATIFHHGINSLINTLPVGQYDFPQGLFFGGQRPAKTYQILADNLPRWIGDAKNVLHIDLHTGFGKKGTYKLFIDDPPNSTSAEWLIEKFGADVVEPYQPDGKIYKIRGGLGTWCQAMFPQCNYKFLTAEFGTYPVIQVVEALRAENRAYFYSPPEHSSRIWTRQRLEEMFAPADINWRNTVVCRGIDLIEKAIEVCFPTEVI